One genomic region from Flagellimonas oceani encodes:
- a CDS encoding Fic family protein: MKNNDFSQKITVFHGRTLPEEGFLVGQSLLIATMENQFDVAVPLPDILAMATEKHQRYDTDQWQVFTIRHKPKDDLKSHLVFALKYEPLDLYLLKRFFELTGDAIIHQMLEEEPTGQYTRRAWFLYEWLTGITLDVPNLNKGTYVTVVDPNLQYTAEPENSTRHRVKNNLPGVPGYCPMIRRTAKLDGYIAKDLSETIEKGLGKRDKDLIRRTAAFLLLKDSKASFAIEGEHPPSMRARNWGKAIGQSGKSPLGIQEIERLQHIVIGNKKLRHMGIRTGEGFIGEHDRETLSPLPDHISAKAKDLPLLMQGLFGTNELLQKSRYNPVLAAATIAFGFVFIHPLSDGNGRIHRYIIHHLLTRMGYTKRGMIFPISSAILERIDEYQDILEHFSSPRVDLIEWEETQDHNIDILNETIDLYRYFDLTKQAEFLYTCVEETIERIIPEELDYLEKYDRMTNLINARVTLPDTKVDLLIKFLNQNEGILSKKRREKEFAELTDAEIQEIEDSFQSIFQG, translated from the coding sequence ATGAAAAATAATGATTTTTCACAGAAAATAACGGTTTTTCATGGCCGCACCTTACCTGAGGAAGGTTTCTTGGTAGGTCAGTCCCTTTTGATTGCCACAATGGAGAATCAATTTGATGTAGCGGTTCCCCTGCCTGATATATTGGCCATGGCAACGGAGAAGCACCAACGCTACGATACGGACCAATGGCAAGTGTTCACCATAAGGCACAAACCCAAGGACGACCTGAAAAGCCATTTGGTCTTTGCCCTTAAATACGAGCCCTTGGACCTATATCTCCTCAAAAGGTTTTTCGAGTTGACCGGGGATGCCATCATACACCAAATGTTGGAAGAGGAGCCCACGGGGCAATACACTAGAAGGGCGTGGTTTCTATACGAATGGCTGACCGGAATAACCCTTGACGTACCGAACCTGAACAAGGGCACTTATGTAACGGTGGTGGACCCCAACCTACAATATACGGCCGAGCCCGAGAATTCCACACGGCATCGCGTCAAGAACAACCTGCCCGGGGTCCCGGGGTACTGCCCGATGATCCGACGGACGGCAAAACTGGATGGGTATATTGCCAAGGACCTATCTGAAACCATCGAAAAGGGATTGGGCAAACGGGACAAGGATCTTATTCGAAGGACCGCTGCTTTTTTATTGTTGAAGGACTCGAAGGCATCCTTTGCCATAGAAGGGGAACATCCCCCGAGCATGCGGGCAAGGAATTGGGGAAAAGCCATAGGCCAATCGGGCAAGTCCCCTTTGGGCATACAGGAGATCGAACGGTTACAGCATATTGTCATCGGCAACAAAAAACTGAGGCATATGGGCATCAGGACCGGGGAAGGCTTTATTGGGGAGCACGATAGGGAGACCCTCTCCCCCTTGCCCGACCACATCTCTGCCAAGGCCAAGGACCTTCCTCTTTTGATGCAAGGGTTGTTCGGCACGAACGAGCTGTTGCAGAAGTCTCGGTACAATCCTGTATTGGCCGCGGCCACCATCGCATTTGGCTTTGTTTTTATCCATCCCCTATCCGATGGCAACGGGAGGATACATCGCTATATCATCCACCATTTGCTTACCCGGATGGGGTATACCAAGAGAGGTATGATATTCCCCATATCCTCTGCCATTCTGGAACGGATTGATGAATATCAGGATATTCTGGAGCATTTTTCCTCGCCAAGGGTCGATTTGATCGAATGGGAGGAAACACAAGACCATAACATCGATATCCTGAACGAAACCATTGATCTATACCGGTACTTTGATTTGACCAAACAAGCGGAATTCCTGTATACCTGTGTGGAAGAGACCATTGAAAGGATCATACCGGAAGAATTGGACTATTTGGAAAAATACGATCGGATGACAAACCTTATCAATGCCCGTGTGACCTTACCGGATACCAAAGTCGATCTTTTGATCAAGTTTCTGAACCAGAATGAAGGTATATTGTCCAAAAAAAGAAGGGAAAAGGAATTTGCGGAATTGACAGATGCTGAAATCCAGGAAATTGAAGATTCATTCCAAAGTATTTTCCAAGGTTGA